The Leptospira sp. WS60.C2 genome includes the window CATACGAAACCCAAAACTTACCGATGAACAAAAGAAAAAGAATTTTGAAGCCAATATGGTGAGTTCAGTCCGAAGCACCTTAACAAAACGTTTTTCCAATCCTAAAAAAGAACTCAAAGATTTAAAATTCCAAGATTTACAAACAGAACGTCCAGAAGGAACCAATACCTTTTACGTAAAATATAAAAATTTCTATTTCCAATACTTATTTCCAGTAGATCCAGAAACCTATGTAACGCTACCATCAGAAGAAATTGTGTTAGAAAAACCAGAAGGTTTAGATTTAGGAGCAGGTGCTCATAAAGAAGAGAAAAAGAACTAATAGGTTTCAAACAAAAGGCGGAATGGAAGAACAAGAATTTCAGGATGTATGGAAGTGGGTTCTATCTGTTGGAGATTCCATCTTAGACATTTATAAATCAGATTTTCAAATTCGAGACAAAGGGGGAAACGATCCAGTTACAGAAGCTGATTTGTTTGCAAGCGAGTTTCTTTTTGAAAAAATTTCAAAACGTTTTCCTACACACGGTTTTTTATCCGAGGAAAAAATGGATACGGATTCACGACTGGGGAAGGAATGGGTTTGGATCCTTGATCCGATCGACGGCACTCGGGAATTTGTTAAGAAGAATGATCAATTTGCTTTGAGTTTAGGGCTTGTTCGCAATGGTGAAGCCATTTGGGGAATCATCTTTAACCCGGCTACTGGAGAGTTCTTCTCCAAAGGAAAACATAGTTTTTTTGCCAAACTACAAGCCCCTTATTCCACAGAAGAAAACTTTAGAACTTTAGTTGTATCCTCTAGCTCCGTATTACATCCGTTACAAGAAGATAATGAATTAAAGAAAAAGCCAATTTTACTTGTCTCAGTCTCTGAAATGAAAGAAGGGCTTTTTAGCGATCCCTTTTGGAACGAAGCATTTGAAATTCGCTCCATGGGAAGTATTGCCTACAAACTTGGATTACTTTCTGCTGGGTTTATCGATTTAATTGTTTCTTTGAAACCTAAAAATGAATGGGATATCTGTGGTGGAATTTCTTTGTTAGATGAGGAACATTTTACTTTTTTTCCTTTAAAGGATAAATTTTATTCTTTTAACCAGAAGAATACTTTATCGTTTGGGCTTGTCGCTGGCAAAAAAAAGGCGGTGGAATATTTAGATTCGAAAATTGATTTCCACCAACTCTCACTGAAGGTGAAAGAACGATGGTAAAAACCTATAAAGTCGGGTTAGACGCAAGACCACTTTCGACTCGAGTTTCTGGTGTGGGTCGCCTCATTGCAGAAACGTTAAAAGCCTTTCCCAATTCAGAGAAATATGAATTTTTACTTTTCTCGCATCTGCCAATCCATTCAGATCATAAATCGGTATTGGATTTACCGAATGTTAGATGGGTGGAAGGTGGAGGAATCTTAAAGTGGAAAGGGGGATTGTATTACAATTTATACATACCGTTTTACACTTGGACCCATCAATTGGATTTGTTTTGGGGATCTCAACAAGTTTTGCCTCCTTGTCTCCCAAAAGATTTAAAAGCGATTCTAACCTATTGTGATTTGGTTTTGTATTTGTTTCCGAATACCATGCGATGGATCGCAAAAATGCAACAACGTTTGTTTCAAGCTTACTCGGTTAGGCGCTCTAGCTTTATACTTTCTATTTCACAACAAACAAGTGACGATATGTGTAAAAAGTTTGGATATCCCGTTGAAAAAACGGGAGTTGCTTACCCAGGTGTAAACCCAATTGAAATGACAAAACTGTTGGATACACCAATTTCCAATCGTGTAAAAGATTTGGGAACTGGTTACTTGCTGTCCGTCTCAACAATTGAACCCAGAAAAAATTATCCTTTTTTATTAGAAGTGTATCGGGAATACCGAAAAAAAAATCCCCACCATTATAGACCTTGGGTGATTGTAGGAAAGATTGGTTGGGAGTCACCTGAATTCATTGAAGAGCTGATTCAAGAAAGAACACTCTACAAAGATATTTTGATTTTGGATTCCGTTTCAGATTCAGAACTTCAGCATGTTTACAAACGAGCTGGTCTTTTTGTCTTTGCTAGTAAATACGAAGGTTTCGGTATCCCTCTAGTGGAGGCATTGTTTCATCATATTCCATGCATTGTTTCTGACATTCCTACGTTTCATGAAATTGGAAAGGAGGGAATTCAGTATTTGTCTACCACAAGGAAAGAGGATGCAAACGTTTGGGCGGAGGCAATCAATGAATTCTTTCAAAATCCAAAACCAGTGGATGTATCAATCGATCAGTTTCGTTGGGAAAATGCGGCAGCCATCACGGAATCTGTGTTTCGGCAAGTTTTAGAGGAAGGAGAATAATCCTTTCTTTTTTGTCACAACCCCGGAGAATAAAATTTTGGTTTTGTCAAACTTGGGAACCACATGTAAGTGAAAACGTTCTTTCGTCATGGCTTGGATTTCGCATTCCCAATCATCTTGTGTAGAAACCAATTTAATCTTGTCACAAAGGATGTTTCCATCGACAATCCACTTAAGATTGTATTTGGTTTTTCCCCGTAAGAAAATAGAACTCATTTCTTTGGGATGAAACTTCCATGTAACGATTGTTTTATCACCTGATTCGTAAGGTTCCGTTACGGATGGAATCATAGAAATTCCTTTTCCTCTCCAGTTTCCCTTTACGTAATCATTCCATTGGTCTAAATTGGAAAAGTAGTTGTATATTAATGATTCCAAAAATGAAAACTAAGTTAATCCGTTTGATATCACCCAGAATTTATTTAATCGTTTTCCTATCTCTCTTTTTTTGTCAGCCGAAGGGCGGAAAGAGTGATTTTTATCCAAGTGCCCTTCCCACTATTTCTGGTGCAACGGAGTCACTTTCTGACTTTCAAGGGAAGGTGATCGTCTTAGATTTTTGGGCCACTTGGTGTGAGCCATGTGCGAAAGCCGTACCCACTATCAATGAATGGAAACGGCGCGTTTCTGATTCGGACTTTGTCTTTCGTGGCATCAATACAGACACATCGGAACCATTAGAAAAGATCGAAAAGGACATGAAACGTTTGCAGATGGATTACCCCACCTTACTAGATAAAGATTGGAAGATGACTGATTTTTATAAAGTGGAAGGCATTCCCTGTCTTCTTGTTTTTGATCGCTCTGGAAAAATCGTGTACCGACAGTACGGATTGGAAAAAGAAGATCTCACTGGTCTTGTGGTTCGGTCACATGTTTGGGCACAGTCGAGTTTGCCATAATTGTGCAATGCGAAACAAAAGTTTGGATGTTCCTTGATTTCGATGACAAGAATGAAAATGTCTTGACTCATGTTCGTTAAAAAAGTCCCTTAAAGATACCTTTTACCGTTTTCTTTTCAGAAAGGAGTCAGAATCATGCCAGCCAATTTGCCCGAACTCTTCCAGCAGAGTGCTGAAAAATTTGGGAACCGCCCCGCATTCGTTAGTAAAGACGAATCGAAGTCCTATAAACCCGTTACCTTCAAAGAAGTCTATGATCTTGGGATCAACTTAGCAGAAGCCCTCATTGATTTAGGTGTCAATGCCAAAGAGAATGTCGCTCTGCTTGCCGACAACCGATTGGAATGGATTGTTACCGATTATGGAATCCTTATGGCTGGAGCCGCAGACGTTCCACGAGGAACCGATATTACGGATTCAGAAATTGTTTATATTCTAAACCACTGTGAAGCAAAAGTGGTTTTCTTAGAAAATGACAAAATGCTTGAGAAATTCCAAAAAAATCGTTCCCAATTGGAATTTGCAAAAACATTGATCGTCATGGATCCAAAATCTACTGCCACTGGTGTTTTGAAGTTGTATGACTTGATTGCGAAAGGGAAAGACCTTCGTGCAAAGGGATCTAAAAAAGCAGAGGATCGTATGAAGGCAATTCAGCCTGATGATCTTTTTACTATCATTTATACTTCCGGAACCACTGGTATGCCTAAAGGTGTTATGCTAAAACATAGCAATATGATGCACCAAACGTCTGCTATCCTAGGCAAAATGATTGATATCAAAGCTGACGAAAGAATGTTGTCGATTCTTCCTGTTTGGCACGTGTTCGAAAGGGTGTTTGAATACTTGGCAATTGCGGCAGGATGTGCAACATACTATACAAATGTTCGCGACCTTCGTGATGACATGAAAAAAGCAAAACCAACGTTTATGGCATCTGCTCCTAGACTTTGGGAGAGCATTTATAACGGAATTTATACGAGAATCAACGATCCAAAACAAACGCCTGCTATACGCAGAGGTTTATTCAATTTAGCATATTTTTTCTCGAAACATTTCAACTCAGCCACGCGTTTCTTAAAAGGAAACCAAGTGGATTATGTAGGAAGAAATCCAATTGTTTCTCTATTCAAAGGAATTTATGCACTTGTTGTAGCGATTCTCTTTGCTGTTCCTTATTTCCTTTTAGATTTAGTGGTTCTTTCTAAGATCCGCGAAGCAACTGGTGGAGAACTCAAAGCATCGGTTTCTGGTGGTGGTGCTCTACAAAGACATGTGGATGCATTCTTCAATGACATCGGAATCAATGTTCTCGAGGGATATGGAATGACAGAAACGTCTCCTGTGATCTCGGTTCGTACCTTCAAAAAATTGGTACAAGGTTCTGTAGGAGTCATCACTCCTGAAACGGAAGTGCAAATTCGCGATGATTTAGGAAAGGTTCTCACTCACATCGATGCCAACCAAAAACTCGTTTCTGGGAAGTATGGCCAACGTGGAGTGATCCATGTCCGTGGACCACAAGTGATGAAAGGGTATTACAAAAACCCAGAAACCACTGCAAAAGTTCTCAAAGACGGTTGGATGGACACAGGCGACATTGGAATGTTCAATTTCAAAAAGACCCTAACCATCACAGGTCGAGCGAAAGATACTGTGGTATTACTTGGTGGGGAAAATGTGGAACCGGTTCCTATTGAAGACAAACTCACTGAGTCTCCTTTTATCTCTCAGTGTATGGTGATTGGCCAAGACCAAAAGAACTTAGGTGCCATTGTGGTTCCTGATTTTGAGCAATTGACAGCTTGGGCAAAAGAAAATGGAATTAGTGAGACTGACAAAGAGAAACTCATCCAAAATCCGAAGGTTCTCGATTTCTACAAAAAGGAAATCAAGGCTCTCAATAATACAAAAACTGGATTTAAGTCATTTGAACAGGTAACTCCTTTCATTCTCATCACAAAACCTTTTGAAGTTGGTGATGAATTGACAAACCTTTTCAAAATGAAACGCCACTTGATCACAGAGAAATACAAAGACAAAATCGCAGCTCTCTACGCTGCCGACTAGTCCTTCGTAAACTTTCTATCCTCCGCCTCGTTCTCTGAGGCGGATTTTACTCTTCTCTTTTTCAAAGTCCGTCGATACTTTCTATGTGAATCGTTTAGATGGATCTATTCTCTCTCCCCAATCGGGTGTATTTTACCCATACCAACACCAAGATTTTTACGCTATGGATTCCTTGTTTTTATCCCCTTTTAAAGAGGAGGAGATTTGGGATTTCCAATCCATCTCCCAAGTGCAGTTGGGGTTTCTCGGTTTTTTGACCTTACGAGGATTTATTAGAGATCATCTTCAACTATCCAAAATGCAAGTGAGAGGACTTTCCAAACATTGGCGTTCTTATTTAGCCAAAGAAAATTTTTTAGGAAATGAAATTCCCTGGGAAACCTTAGATTTTATTCCTAATCTGGTTGGAACTTCGGAAGAAACAAAACAAAGTTTTGGAAAAAAAGGTCACTGGGCAAATGAGTTCCATTTTGAAAAAAAGGATGGAAACTCCACTTCTTTGTTTTTCGTCGCAACAAAGAAACAAACAGACGGTGAGGTTGCGATTAGTGATCTTATGAAAGAGTTTTTATTATACTCACAAGCGGATCATTATTTAGAGCGTGCCTACATTCGAAAAGAAAATTCTAGTTATCTTTACTTAAATGCAAAAGACACAAATCCAAGAGTGTTTTATCGGGAAAATCCAACCGATTTGCCTTCGTTTTTGTTTTTGGTGGCTGAATTAAAAAATAAATCCATTATTCACCCAAATTAAGACCCATTAACACTTGTTTCAAAAGATCTGCTTTGGTTTCCAAATGAGTTGTTTCTAAAATTTGTTGTTTGGTTTTAAAATCAAAGTAGATGAGAGATGCGATAAAATCAACTGGGAATGGATGAACTAAAATTTGATTCATTTTCAGAATTAAGTCTTCTTCCGCACCTTCCGCTAGTAAGATTCGTTTGGTGAGAACCAGTAACTCTTCAATTTTTTCTTTCAGTTCGAGAGATACGTTTTTATTCCGTTCGTGTTCCCTTCTCGAGACCTGCGCTATATAAAAAGGTTCTGTGGATGTGAGGTTTGTGATTTCTGCAGTACCAAGGCCTTCCAAAATGATATTCGATCTTCCATCGGGGAGGGATTCTTTTTGGATGATATGTCCGAATCCGATCACTTCTGGGATGGGAGGTAATCCATTTCCTTTCCAACCTTTGGGATAGGGTGCCATTCCCATCTCACC containing:
- a CDS encoding 3'(2'),5'-bisphosphate nucleotidase CysQ, with the translated sequence MEEQEFQDVWKWVLSVGDSILDIYKSDFQIRDKGGNDPVTEADLFASEFLFEKISKRFPTHGFLSEEKMDTDSRLGKEWVWILDPIDGTREFVKKNDQFALSLGLVRNGEAIWGIIFNPATGEFFSKGKHSFFAKLQAPYSTEENFRTLVVSSSSVLHPLQEDNELKKKPILLVSVSEMKEGLFSDPFWNEAFEIRSMGSIAYKLGLLSAGFIDLIVSLKPKNEWDICGGISLLDEEHFTFFPLKDKFYSFNQKNTLSFGLVAGKKKAVEYLDSKIDFHQLSLKVKERW
- a CDS encoding glycosyltransferase family 4 protein — encoded protein: MVKTYKVGLDARPLSTRVSGVGRLIAETLKAFPNSEKYEFLLFSHLPIHSDHKSVLDLPNVRWVEGGGILKWKGGLYYNLYIPFYTWTHQLDLFWGSQQVLPPCLPKDLKAILTYCDLVLYLFPNTMRWIAKMQQRLFQAYSVRRSSFILSISQQTSDDMCKKFGYPVEKTGVAYPGVNPIEMTKLLDTPISNRVKDLGTGYLLSVSTIEPRKNYPFLLEVYREYRKKNPHHYRPWVIVGKIGWESPEFIEELIQERTLYKDILILDSVSDSELQHVYKRAGLFVFASKYEGFGIPLVEALFHHIPCIVSDIPTFHEIGKEGIQYLSTTRKEDANVWAEAINEFFQNPKPVDVSIDQFRWENAAAITESVFRQVLEEGE
- a CDS encoding TlpA family protein disulfide reductase; translated protein: MIPKMKTKLIRLISPRIYLIVFLSLFFCQPKGGKSDFYPSALPTISGATESLSDFQGKVIVLDFWATWCEPCAKAVPTINEWKRRVSDSDFVFRGINTDTSEPLEKIEKDMKRLQMDYPTLLDKDWKMTDFYKVEGIPCLLVFDRSGKIVYRQYGLEKEDLTGLVVRSHVWAQSSLP
- a CDS encoding long-chain fatty acid--CoA ligase, yielding MPANLPELFQQSAEKFGNRPAFVSKDESKSYKPVTFKEVYDLGINLAEALIDLGVNAKENVALLADNRLEWIVTDYGILMAGAADVPRGTDITDSEIVYILNHCEAKVVFLENDKMLEKFQKNRSQLEFAKTLIVMDPKSTATGVLKLYDLIAKGKDLRAKGSKKAEDRMKAIQPDDLFTIIYTSGTTGMPKGVMLKHSNMMHQTSAILGKMIDIKADERMLSILPVWHVFERVFEYLAIAAGCATYYTNVRDLRDDMKKAKPTFMASAPRLWESIYNGIYTRINDPKQTPAIRRGLFNLAYFFSKHFNSATRFLKGNQVDYVGRNPIVSLFKGIYALVVAILFAVPYFLLDLVVLSKIREATGGELKASVSGGGALQRHVDAFFNDIGINVLEGYGMTETSPVISVRTFKKLVQGSVGVITPETEVQIRDDLGKVLTHIDANQKLVSGKYGQRGVIHVRGPQVMKGYYKNPETTAKVLKDGWMDTGDIGMFNFKKTLTITGRAKDTVVLLGGENVEPVPIEDKLTESPFISQCMVIGQDQKNLGAIVVPDFEQLTAWAKENGISETDKEKLIQNPKVLDFYKKEIKALNNTKTGFKSFEQVTPFILITKPFEVGDELTNLFKMKRHLITEKYKDKIAALYAAD
- a CDS encoding LON peptidase substrate-binding domain-containing protein, whose protein sequence is MFLPLHIFEPRYRMLLDYCLENGGEMGMAPYPKGWKGNGLPPIPEVIGFGHIIQKESLPDGRSNIILEGLGTAEITNLTSTEPFYIAQVSRREHERNKNVSLELKEKIEELLVLTKRILLAEGAEEDLILKMNQILVHPFPVDFIASLIYFDFKTKQQILETTHLETKADLLKQVLMGLNLGE